A genomic segment from Alistipes senegalensis JC50 encodes:
- a CDS encoding zinc-dependent metalloprotease, with product MRNNLLLALSALCVLLCCTAPASAFSDLRKRESKKERAAEAKKPGKYEKLFEKGVEKRASGAFATLHKVNGKLYLEFPLELLGREMLLSSATVQTSDSRFCIVGYRTRTPMHLRFTVRDTLLTILRVNARPDRPDDGDPQAAALAAQNFADPVWEGCRILAYNPDSTALVFDATKLLSDCSDPAMEPVSPHIGTYDLYFTPDKKLTSILELGAYDKSLSVTTRFSGRTSVKDKGVVMYEKYPLTVTARRTLLLLPGNKMKPRISDQRVGVFLTSKQRLPDGSPTETYTLANRWRLEPSDPAAYARGERVKPVEPIVFYLDSLFPPAWKGAIRRGVLRWNDAFGRIGFADAVEVRDFPADDPAFDPDNLEYSCIRYVPSQVENAMGPSWVDPATGEIINASILICNDVIRLAAAWRFLQTAQVDERVRTADIPEELLMETLSGVAAHEAGHCLGLMHNMAASSAFPTDSLRSAAFTRKYGITPSIMDYARFNYVAQPGDKGVRLAPSDLGVYDYYAIEWLYRWYPGDKSVREEQAEGEKLIDAKEGDPMYRYAPQQVLSRYDPSAVEEDLGDDAVKSGAYGVSNLKLIAAGMDDWIGGGDPDYKLRKDLFRKMVDQYHRYIYTAMHNVGGIRLDNSRRSVGEGTRFVSTPASVQEASLRWVLRELSDCDWLVMKAHATGYPLGYYQNYMQETLFESMRKRLISLCAGVTLSSYLAQEEPFTVGDYLDVVYEELWENVVGQKPLTPSCRIMQRHSIVLLNSKIKAMGGHALFMLAYAPDDADLELFGLDRAAAEGSASLGKGYGWQPTIDVAALDETETAFFTLLTKLRTLLTERMPRVAEDEKTYYRAMLYSVEQMIGSRNLK from the coding sequence ATGAGAAACAATCTGTTGCTGGCTTTGTCGGCGTTGTGCGTGCTGTTGTGCTGCACAGCGCCGGCATCGGCCTTTTCGGACCTTCGGAAGAGGGAGTCGAAGAAAGAGCGTGCCGCCGAGGCGAAAAAGCCCGGCAAGTACGAGAAACTGTTTGAAAAAGGGGTTGAGAAGCGCGCCTCCGGGGCATTCGCCACGTTGCACAAGGTGAATGGCAAACTCTATCTCGAATTCCCGCTGGAACTGCTGGGACGCGAGATGCTGCTCTCCTCGGCGACGGTGCAGACCAGCGACAGCCGGTTCTGCATCGTGGGCTACCGGACCCGGACGCCGATGCACCTGCGCTTCACGGTCCGGGACACGCTGCTGACCATCCTCCGGGTCAACGCCCGTCCGGACCGCCCGGACGACGGAGATCCGCAGGCCGCGGCCCTCGCGGCGCAGAACTTCGCGGACCCCGTATGGGAGGGGTGCCGGATTCTGGCCTACAACCCCGACAGTACGGCGCTCGTTTTCGATGCTACCAAACTGCTTTCGGATTGCAGCGACCCTGCGATGGAGCCCGTATCGCCCCATATCGGGACGTATGACCTCTATTTCACCCCGGACAAAAAGCTGACTTCGATTCTCGAACTGGGGGCTTACGACAAGAGCCTTTCGGTGACCACCCGCTTTTCGGGCCGGACCAGCGTCAAGGACAAAGGTGTGGTGATGTACGAAAAATATCCGCTGACCGTCACGGCCCGGCGCACGCTGTTGCTGCTGCCCGGGAACAAGATGAAACCGCGCATCTCCGACCAGCGTGTCGGGGTGTTCCTCACCTCGAAGCAGCGGCTTCCCGACGGTTCGCCGACCGAGACCTACACGTTGGCCAACCGCTGGCGGTTGGAGCCCTCCGATCCGGCGGCTTATGCCCGCGGGGAGCGGGTGAAGCCCGTCGAGCCGATCGTGTTCTATCTCGACAGCCTCTTCCCGCCGGCCTGGAAAGGGGCCATCCGCCGCGGCGTGCTGCGCTGGAACGACGCTTTCGGGAGGATCGGATTCGCCGATGCCGTCGAGGTGCGGGATTTCCCGGCGGACGACCCTGCGTTCGACCCCGACAACCTCGAATACTCCTGTATCCGCTATGTGCCTTCGCAGGTCGAGAACGCAATGGGGCCTTCGTGGGTTGATCCTGCGACGGGCGAGATCATCAACGCTTCGATCCTCATCTGCAACGACGTGATCCGGCTGGCTGCGGCCTGGCGCTTCTTGCAGACCGCGCAGGTCGATGAGCGGGTCCGCACGGCCGACATACCCGAAGAGCTGCTGATGGAGACCCTCAGCGGCGTGGCGGCGCACGAGGCGGGCCACTGCCTCGGACTGATGCACAACATGGCTGCCTCGTCGGCATTCCCCACCGATTCGCTCCGCTCGGCGGCCTTCACCCGCAAATACGGCATCACACCCTCGATCATGGACTATGCACGTTTCAACTACGTGGCGCAGCCCGGGGACAAGGGGGTGCGGCTCGCGCCCTCGGACCTGGGCGTCTACGACTATTACGCTATCGAGTGGCTCTACCGCTGGTATCCGGGCGATAAGAGCGTCCGCGAGGAGCAGGCCGAGGGCGAGAAGCTGATCGACGCGAAGGAGGGCGACCCGATGTACCGCTACGCGCCCCAGCAGGTGCTGAGCCGCTACGACCCGTCGGCCGTCGAGGAGGACCTCGGGGACGATGCCGTGAAGTCGGGCGCCTACGGCGTGAGCAACCTGAAGCTGATCGCCGCCGGCATGGACGACTGGATCGGCGGCGGCGATCCCGATTACAAGCTGCGCAAGGATCTCTTTCGGAAGATGGTCGATCAGTACCACCGCTATATCTACACGGCGATGCACAACGTGGGCGGCATCCGGCTCGACAACTCCCGCCGTTCGGTCGGGGAGGGGACGCGCTTCGTCTCCACGCCGGCCTCGGTGCAGGAGGCTTCGCTGCGCTGGGTGCTGCGGGAACTGAGCGACTGCGACTGGCTGGTCATGAAGGCCCATGCCACGGGTTATCCGCTGGGCTATTATCAGAATTACATGCAGGAGACGCTGTTCGAGTCCATGCGCAAACGGCTGATTTCGCTGTGCGCCGGGGTGACCCTGTCGTCCTATCTGGCGCAGGAGGAGCCTTTCACGGTCGGGGACTACCTCGATGTCGTCTACGAGGAGCTGTGGGAGAATGTCGTGGGGCAGAAGCCCCTGACGCCGTCGTGCCGCATCATGCAGCGTCACAGCATCGTCCTGCTCAACTCGAAGATCAAGGCGATGGGCGGTCACGCGCTGTTCATGCTGGCCTATGCGCCCGACGATGCGGACCTGGAACTGTTCGGCCTCGACCGGGCCGCCGCTGAGGGGAGCGCCTCGCTGGGCAAGGGGTACGGCTGGCAGCCGACGATCGACGTTGCGGCGCTCGACGAAACGGAGACGGCCTTCTTCACCCTGCTGACGAAGCTCCGCACGCTGCTCACCGAGCGGATGCCCCGGGTGGCGGAGGACGAAAAGACCTACTACCGGGCCATGCTTTATTCCGTGGAGCAGATGATCGGCTCCCGAAACCTGAAATAA
- a CDS encoding zinc-dependent metalloprotease: MMMKYMKLIAVVCAAAWAVASTPESYAGPRKRAKEGKEQTVRKTPYEKLFDGRKHTTAVGELVTLHKIDGKVFFEIPLASMGRDMLLGTTPASTMYVRGCVAGLRQQAPMHVAFNLEDSTVVLVRRNDAWLRKGVSERVGTAVAAVGCDNIVGQYRIKVCNDDRTAVVIDATELFCTDIPELSPIGEGYDPFDISAVMKTGLTRVTDVRSLNGELYVCTSTQYSVSEWRFIFPVAVNLPVDVDVVFSLVPMPEESMRPRPADDRIGLFTIEKKVLSEEGGPVGEVKYAARWNIVPADTAAYLRGELTDPVRPITMYMDPNMPETWREPVKRGILSWNRAFEKAGFREVIRVEDFPKDDPAFNPYGINTSCVWYAPSNIENAEGHFWTDPRTGEIRGATMVLHQHVAAKINRWRFVQTAQIDPRVRNVVMPREVMDESLAYVAAHEMGHCLGLAHNMAGSSAIPVDSLRSATFTQKYGTTASIMDYARFNYVAQPGDEGVRLTPPEMGVYDEYAIGWLYRFVPDAAQERATLDAWIARHAGDPMCRYAALQDASFNRFDPSALGEDLGDDAIRAGEYGIRNLKYIMDNLPSWIGPDNDPDGAYRKSVETKLLKQYQLYLETVWRNVGGIYVYNRGDRPDGARYKCVPREVQKRSVEWVFGQLLGCEQLQNPEVYEKFSINVPSPLKAVNLIMGSLGLSYDMLAYCNVLSDDPYTLEELFDDIYENGWKNSIENRKLTAADKLLQRGLLRGSELRIAGVGGTRLGALSSDNGFGDFPETVAGIVPDGEAPLRSYVQPIVPGTTQKLYSMDDEQTLKLLKKLKTLLEKRVVDAADPADIPFYRAQLFSVNKLLKPKK, encoded by the coding sequence ATGATGATGAAATACATGAAACTGATCGCGGTCGTCTGTGCGGCAGCATGGGCGGTCGCCTCGACGCCCGAAAGTTATGCGGGGCCCCGCAAGCGTGCGAAGGAGGGAAAGGAACAGACCGTCCGGAAAACGCCCTACGAAAAACTTTTCGACGGCAGGAAACACACGACCGCCGTCGGCGAGCTGGTCACCCTGCACAAGATCGACGGCAAGGTCTTCTTCGAGATTCCGTTGGCCTCGATGGGGCGGGATATGCTGCTGGGAACGACCCCCGCATCGACGATGTACGTGCGCGGATGCGTCGCAGGGCTCCGGCAGCAGGCGCCGATGCACGTCGCGTTCAATCTGGAGGACAGCACCGTGGTTCTGGTGCGGCGGAACGACGCCTGGCTGCGGAAGGGCGTTTCGGAGCGCGTCGGGACGGCCGTCGCCGCGGTCGGCTGCGACAACATCGTGGGGCAATACCGGATCAAGGTCTGCAACGACGACCGGACGGCCGTGGTGATCGACGCCACGGAGCTCTTTTGCACGGACATTCCGGAACTCTCCCCGATCGGCGAAGGATACGATCCGTTCGATATTTCGGCCGTGATGAAGACCGGCCTGACCCGCGTGACCGATGTCCGGAGCTTGAACGGCGAACTTTACGTCTGCACTTCGACGCAGTACAGCGTGAGCGAATGGCGGTTCATCTTTCCGGTGGCCGTCAATCTGCCCGTGGATGTGGATGTCGTCTTCTCGCTCGTTCCCATGCCCGAGGAAAGCATGCGGCCCCGGCCGGCTGACGACCGTATCGGCCTGTTCACGATCGAAAAGAAGGTGCTCTCCGAGGAGGGCGGGCCTGTCGGCGAGGTGAAGTACGCCGCACGCTGGAACATCGTTCCGGCGGATACGGCGGCCTACCTGCGCGGCGAGCTCACGGACCCGGTGCGCCCGATCACGATGTACATGGACCCGAATATGCCCGAGACGTGGCGCGAGCCGGTGAAGCGCGGCATTCTGAGCTGGAACAGGGCTTTCGAGAAGGCCGGGTTCCGGGAGGTGATCCGCGTGGAGGACTTCCCGAAGGACGATCCCGCGTTCAATCCCTACGGCATCAACACCTCGTGCGTCTGGTACGCTCCGTCGAACATCGAGAATGCCGAAGGACACTTCTGGACCGACCCCCGCACGGGCGAGATCCGCGGCGCCACGATGGTCCTGCACCAGCACGTCGCCGCGAAGATCAACCGCTGGCGTTTCGTGCAGACGGCGCAGATCGACCCCCGGGTCCGCAACGTCGTGATGCCCCGGGAGGTGATGGACGAGTCGCTGGCCTATGTCGCCGCGCATGAGATGGGCCACTGCCTGGGGCTCGCCCACAACATGGCCGGATCGTCGGCCATCCCGGTCGATTCGCTGCGCTCGGCGACGTTCACGCAGAAATACGGCACGACGGCTTCGATCATGGATTACGCCCGTTTCAACTACGTGGCGCAGCCCGGCGACGAGGGCGTGCGGCTCACGCCGCCCGAGATGGGCGTTTACGACGAGTATGCCATCGGCTGGCTTTACCGGTTCGTGCCCGACGCCGCGCAGGAGCGGGCGACGCTCGATGCGTGGATCGCCCGGCATGCCGGCGACCCGATGTGCCGGTACGCCGCATTGCAGGACGCATCGTTCAATCGTTTCGACCCCTCGGCTCTGGGCGAGGACCTGGGCGACGACGCGATCCGCGCCGGAGAGTACGGCATCCGCAATCTGAAATATATCATGGACAACCTGCCGTCGTGGATAGGCCCGGACAACGACCCCGACGGGGCGTACCGCAAGAGCGTGGAGACCAAGCTGCTGAAACAGTATCAGCTCTATCTGGAAACGGTGTGGCGCAACGTGGGCGGAATCTACGTCTACAACCGCGGGGACCGTCCCGACGGAGCGCGCTACAAGTGCGTGCCCCGCGAGGTGCAGAAGCGTTCGGTGGAGTGGGTGTTCGGACAGTTGCTCGGCTGCGAGCAGCTCCAGAATCCCGAGGTGTACGAGAAATTCTCCATCAACGTCCCCTCGCCGCTCAAGGCCGTGAACCTGATCATGGGCAGCCTGGGGCTCTCTTACGATATGCTGGCTTACTGCAATGTCCTGTCGGACGATCCCTACACGCTGGAGGAGCTTTTCGACGACATCTACGAGAACGGCTGGAAGAACAGCATCGAGAACCGCAAGCTGACCGCCGCGGACAAGCTCTTGCAGCGCGGCCTGCTGAGAGGTTCCGAACTGCGTATCGCCGGTGTGGGCGGAACCCGTCTGGGCGCGCTTTCGTCCGACAACGGGTTCGGGGACTTTCCCGAGACCGTAGCCGGCATCGTGCCGGACGGCGAAGCGCCGCTTCGCTCCTATGTGCAGCCGATCGTCCCCGGCACCACGCAAAAGCTGTACAGCATGGACGACGAACAGACGCTGAAATTGCTGAAAAAACTGAAGACGCTGTTGGAAAAGCGGGTTGTCGATGCGGCCGATCCCGCCGACATCCCGTTCTACCGGGCCCAACTTTTCTCCGTCAACAAATTATTGAAACCGAAAAAATAA
- a CDS encoding zinc-dependent metalloprotease produces MKKTLFICMLLATALLYAQPSAAKSKKKKTAKTEQSQADTVKKKKISPYEKLFRGKKCVKAGEGFMTLHIVGSKLYFEMPLAEMGKEMLLATTVTETTDNTVAINGYKAKTPLHISFSLGDSVVYMHRINSRVSYDTDDERMRSVAGRNYGNPIVSSYKLLAYNRDSTAVVFDMSNLFNGSDNSTSPIQEGGFPILLRASANKSTVDIYDVKSFEDNVAVKTSMTYNVSAKSVLGGTLFSDKPVTLKVTRTLMLLPEEPMKPRISDSRVGVFLTLKQHIPADGEELVDYSLANRWRLIPSDKEAYARGELVVPEKRIVFYVDTLFPKQWVAPIKEGALRWNKAFEKIGFKDAVVVRDFPADDPKFDPDNLKYSCIRYVPSAVANAMGPSWVDPRTGEILNASVLVYNNVIKMLTQWRFVQTAQVDPRVRAKTLPEDVVYESLAYVVAHEVGHTLGLMHNMAASAAYPVEKLRDPAFTQKYGTTPSIMDYARFNYVAQPTDKGVKLTPPELGEYDYYVIKWLYSYLPGDKSAREEAETLETWVDEKAGDPMYRYGKQQVASRYDPSALEEDLGDDPLKASQYGIKNLQYISSHLNEWITDDPTGEHRKAFYDQIAKQYARYVNNVLYNVGGIYLTEAKDGTKARRFESVPRQRQKESLRWVLKQISSNEWLDNDDICRRFGLNMKYSPEINNALAATLTKLYMNVTLSSFVAGKDPYTVAEFFGDLYTGVWDSAINNRRLTNGDKIVQKAVVKMMGTAASAVGAKKPSSLADGMVSFEEAYAPSVDRILLYGLDEGGQAAQFESELRRIEEEQGSRYVAERLFERNFGYGYAWQNWVRSTVIDEAPVYYLEMMLKVRSLLARRVDTAPVQDRPHYKAMLYAVTQMIDQTDYK; encoded by the coding sequence ATGAAGAAGACTCTCTTTATCTGCATGCTCCTTGCGACGGCCCTGCTGTATGCCCAGCCGTCGGCGGCCAAGAGCAAAAAGAAAAAAACGGCCAAGACCGAGCAAAGCCAGGCCGACACGGTCAAAAAGAAAAAGATCTCGCCCTACGAAAAGCTGTTCAGGGGCAAGAAGTGCGTGAAGGCCGGCGAGGGCTTTATGACCCTGCACATCGTGGGCAGCAAGCTCTACTTCGAGATGCCCCTCGCCGAGATGGGCAAGGAGATGCTGCTGGCCACGACCGTGACCGAGACCACCGACAACACGGTGGCCATAAACGGCTACAAGGCCAAGACGCCCCTGCACATTTCGTTCTCGCTGGGCGACAGCGTGGTTTACATGCACCGGATCAACTCCCGCGTGAGCTACGATACCGACGACGAGCGGATGCGCAGTGTCGCCGGCCGGAACTACGGCAATCCGATCGTGTCGAGCTACAAGCTGCTGGCCTACAACCGGGACAGCACGGCCGTGGTGTTCGACATGAGCAACCTGTTCAACGGCAGCGACAATTCGACCTCCCCGATCCAGGAGGGCGGCTTCCCGATCCTCCTGCGTGCCTCGGCCAACAAGTCCACCGTGGATATTTACGATGTCAAGTCGTTCGAGGACAACGTCGCCGTCAAGACTTCGATGACCTACAACGTGAGCGCGAAATCCGTGCTGGGCGGGACGCTCTTCTCCGACAAACCCGTGACGCTCAAGGTGACGCGCACGCTGATGCTGCTGCCCGAGGAGCCGATGAAGCCGCGTATCTCCGATTCGCGCGTGGGAGTTTTCCTCACCCTGAAGCAGCACATTCCGGCCGACGGCGAGGAACTGGTTGACTACTCGCTGGCCAACCGCTGGCGGCTGATTCCCTCGGACAAGGAGGCTTACGCCCGCGGCGAGCTCGTGGTTCCGGAGAAGCGGATCGTCTTCTACGTCGATACGCTCTTCCCCAAACAATGGGTGGCACCCATCAAGGAGGGCGCCTTGCGCTGGAACAAGGCTTTCGAAAAGATCGGTTTCAAGGATGCGGTCGTGGTGCGTGATTTCCCGGCCGACGACCCGAAGTTCGATCCCGACAACCTCAAATACTCGTGCATCCGCTACGTCCCCTCGGCCGTCGCCAACGCTATGGGCCCCTCGTGGGTGGACCCCCGCACGGGCGAGATTCTCAACGCCTCGGTGCTGGTTTACAACAATGTGATCAAGATGCTGACCCAGTGGCGTTTCGTGCAGACGGCGCAGGTCGATCCCCGGGTGCGTGCCAAGACGCTGCCCGAAGATGTCGTCTACGAGTCGCTGGCCTATGTGGTGGCGCACGAGGTGGGCCATACGCTGGGCCTGATGCACAACATGGCCGCTTCGGCAGCCTATCCCGTCGAGAAGCTCCGCGACCCGGCCTTCACGCAGAAATACGGCACCACGCCCTCGATCATGGACTATGCGCGCTTCAACTACGTGGCGCAGCCGACCGACAAGGGCGTGAAGCTGACGCCTCCCGAGCTGGGCGAGTACGATTACTACGTCATCAAGTGGCTCTACTCCTACCTGCCGGGCGACAAGAGCGCCCGCGAGGAGGCCGAGACGCTCGAAACGTGGGTGGACGAGAAGGCCGGCGATCCCATGTACCGCTACGGCAAGCAGCAGGTGGCCAGCCGTTACGATCCCTCGGCCTTGGAGGAGGATCTGGGCGACGACCCGCTGAAAGCCAGCCAGTACGGTATCAAGAACCTGCAATACATCTCGTCGCATCTCAACGAGTGGATCACCGACGATCCCACGGGCGAGCACCGCAAGGCATTCTACGACCAGATCGCCAAACAGTATGCGCGTTACGTGAACAACGTGCTTTATAACGTGGGCGGCATCTACCTCACCGAAGCCAAGGACGGCACCAAGGCCCGGCGCTTCGAATCGGTTCCCCGCCAGCGGCAGAAGGAGTCGCTCCGCTGGGTCCTGAAACAGATCAGTTCGAACGAGTGGCTCGACAACGACGACATCTGCCGGCGCTTCGGTCTGAACATGAAGTATTCGCCCGAGATCAACAACGCGCTGGCCGCGACGCTGACCAAGCTCTACATGAACGTGACCCTTTCGTCGTTCGTCGCCGGGAAGGACCCCTACACCGTGGCCGAGTTTTTCGGCGACCTCTATACGGGCGTGTGGGACAGCGCGATCAACAACCGCAGGCTCACCAACGGCGACAAGATCGTCCAGAAGGCCGTCGTCAAGATGATGGGCACTGCGGCCAGCGCCGTCGGTGCGAAGAAACCCTCGTCGCTGGCCGACGGCATGGTCAGCTTCGAGGAGGCTTATGCCCCCTCCGTCGATCGGATACTGCTCTACGGACTGGACGAGGGAGGACAGGCCGCACAGTTCGAATCGGAACTGCGGCGTATCGAGGAGGAGCAGGGCAGCCGCTATGTGGCCGAACGTCTTTTCGAACGGAATTTCGGCTACGGCTACGCCTGGCAGAACTGGGTGCGCTCGACGGTGATCGACGAGGCTCCGGTCTATTATCTGGAGATGATGCTCAAAGTCCGGTCGCTGCTCGCTCGGCGGGTCGATACCGCTCCCGTGCAGGATCGTCCCCACTACAAGGCGATGCTTTACGCCGTCACCCAGATGATCGACCAGACGGATTACAAGTAA
- a CDS encoding helix-turn-helix domain-containing protein has product MNEKNIRSFSLATLLEANTLRPGDLYYDGCVIASRVDVTDEFNIGLFRYPTRLNAFAIVFCSKGSITFTSGLRHHTLKERTLFVHLPGSILQMESVERESSVYAVMCEEEFIRRINIDFKLLSRLFLCVEEQPCLRLTEEEWNGITRSFAEIDAEGAAPRTDLYSDEVMRSVIRTLAYKVCRVIDRHISAAAVLPASARSRNEEYFNQFMKELARHYMQHRSVGFYAAQLHLTPKYLTTIIRKTTGRTASDWIDDYVVLEAKNLLKYSTMSIQEVAYYLSFPNQSFFGKYFKEHTGLTPTAYRTGK; this is encoded by the coding sequence ATGAACGAAAAGAACATCCGGAGTTTCTCGCTCGCCACGCTTCTCGAAGCCAACACCCTGCGCCCGGGAGACCTCTATTACGATGGCTGCGTGATCGCTTCGCGCGTCGATGTGACGGACGAATTCAACATCGGCCTGTTCCGCTACCCGACCCGTCTGAACGCCTTCGCCATCGTTTTTTGTTCCAAAGGTTCGATCACCTTCACCTCGGGGCTGCGGCACCACACGCTGAAAGAACGGACGCTCTTCGTACACCTTCCCGGCTCGATCCTGCAAATGGAGTCCGTCGAGCGCGAATCCTCGGTCTACGCCGTGATGTGCGAGGAGGAGTTCATCCGGCGCATCAACATCGACTTCAAACTGCTGTCGCGGCTGTTCCTCTGCGTCGAGGAGCAGCCCTGCCTGCGGCTGACCGAAGAGGAGTGGAACGGCATCACGCGGTCGTTCGCCGAGATCGACGCCGAAGGGGCCGCACCGCGCACGGACCTCTATTCCGACGAGGTCATGCGCTCGGTCATCCGCACGCTGGCCTACAAGGTCTGCCGCGTCATCGACCGCCACATCTCGGCGGCGGCCGTCCTGCCCGCCTCGGCCCGCAGCCGCAACGAGGAGTATTTCAACCAGTTCATGAAGGAGCTGGCCAGGCACTACATGCAGCACCGCTCGGTCGGGTTCTACGCCGCGCAGCTGCACCTGACGCCCAAATACCTGACGACGATCATCCGCAAGACGACGGGCCGCACGGCCTCGGACTGGATCGACGACTACGTCGTGCTCGAAGCGAAAAACCTCCTGAAATACTCCACGATGAGCATTCAGGAGGTGGCCTATTACCTCAGCTTTCCCAACCAGTCGTTCTTCGGCAAATATTTCAAGGAGCACACCGGCCTCACCCCGACCGCCTACCGGACGGGGAAATAG
- a CDS encoding efflux RND transporter periplasmic adaptor subunit: MKRTILAAALLMAAGCSSPEKARTVDPLRVATVAAAPSADAGAAVYVGTIEEEASASLSFPVPGTVARTFADEGQRVRQGQLLAELDPTSARRTFEAAEAALNQAKDACERLRQLHDAESLPEIQWVEAQTRLRQAESAFGIARKNLEDCSLSAPFAGVVGRRQASAGENVLPGVPVMTLLRIGSVKVRFSVPEQEIAGLGAESRIGVVVAALGDRAFTAGRIEKSAVANPAAHTYDVRATLPNDGGELLPGMVCRVTVSPAGAAEEIVVPVRAVQQAGDGSRFVWTVRGDSAVRTAVTTGRLVNDGIVLTGGVAAGDRVVVDGMQKIGEGSKVTER; the protein is encoded by the coding sequence ATGAAACGAACGATCCTTGCAGCCGCGCTGCTTATGGCCGCGGGCTGTTCATCCCCCGAAAAGGCCCGGACGGTCGATCCGCTGCGGGTCGCAACCGTCGCCGCCGCACCTTCGGCCGATGCCGGAGCCGCGGTTTATGTCGGCACGATCGAGGAGGAGGCGTCGGCCTCCCTGAGCTTCCCGGTTCCCGGAACCGTCGCCCGCACCTTCGCGGACGAGGGGCAGCGGGTGCGTCAGGGGCAGCTGCTGGCCGAGCTCGACCCCACCTCGGCGCGCCGGACCTTCGAGGCCGCCGAAGCGGCCCTGAACCAGGCGAAGGATGCCTGCGAGCGTCTGCGGCAGCTTCACGACGCCGAGAGCCTGCCCGAAATCCAGTGGGTCGAGGCGCAGACGCGGCTTCGTCAGGCCGAATCGGCCTTCGGAATCGCCCGGAAGAACCTCGAAGACTGTTCGCTGAGCGCGCCTTTCGCGGGCGTCGTGGGCCGGCGGCAGGCATCGGCCGGAGAAAATGTGCTGCCGGGCGTTCCGGTGATGACGCTGCTGCGGATCGGGAGCGTCAAGGTGCGCTTCTCGGTGCCCGAGCAGGAGATCGCCGGGCTCGGGGCGGAGAGCCGCATCGGGGTCGTCGTCGCCGCACTGGGCGACCGTGCCTTCACGGCCGGGCGGATCGAGAAGAGCGCCGTGGCGAACCCCGCGGCCCATACCTACGACGTGCGGGCGACGCTTCCGAACGACGGGGGCGAGCTGCTGCCGGGCATGGTGTGCCGTGTGACGGTTTCGCCGGCCGGAGCCGCCGAGGAGATCGTCGTGCCGGTGCGCGCCGTGCAGCAGGCCGGCGACGGCAGCCGCTTCGTATGGACGGTGCGCGGCGATTCGGCCGTGCGCACGGCCGTCACGACGGGGCGTCTGGTGAACGACGGCATCGTGCTGACCGGGGGCGTCGCTGCGGGCGACCGCGTCGTCGTGGACGGCATGCAGAAGATCGGCGAAGGCAGTAAAGTGACGGAGCGATGA